The Lycium ferocissimum isolate CSIRO_LF1 chromosome 1, AGI_CSIRO_Lferr_CH_V1, whole genome shotgun sequence genome includes a region encoding these proteins:
- the LOC132053863 gene encoding uncharacterized protein LOC132053863, which produces MFYLSLIEHTLRLPPHLLSLPLNESIRGELEGLFVDKVIASLGLVISIYDIRSIDGGFIYPSEGASTYTVKFRLVVFRPFVGEVITARLKESNAEGLRLSLGFFSDIYVPAPLMPVPSRSEPDPENQNQVRWIWMFDEQEYPIDGVDEIRFQVHNVSYPSIPLEQDKDSKAFAPMVIKGSLDADGLGPISWWI; this is translated from the exons ATGTTTTATCTGAGTTTAATAGAACACACACTGAGATTGCCGCCTCATCTCCTAAGTCTTCCACTCAATGAATCAATCAGAGGAGAACTTGAGGGTCTCTTTGTGGATAAG GTTATTGCAAGTTTGGGCCTCGTGATATCTATTTACGATATTCGCTCCATAGATGGTGGTTTTATTTATCCAAGTGAAGGTGCCTCAACATATACG GTCAAGTTTAGACTGGTAGTGTTTCGCCCATTTGTAGGAGAAGTAATAACTGCTAGACTCAAAGAGTCCAATGCAGAGGGTTTGCGCT TGTCGCTTGGATTTTTCAGTGACATTTATGTACCCGCACCTTTAATGCCAGTTCCATCACGTTCTGAACCTGATCCGGAAAACCA GAACCAAGTCAGGTGGATATGGATGTTTGATGAACAAGAATATCCGATTGATGGCGTAGATGAG ATTAGGTTCCAAGTTCATAATGTTAGTTATCCATCAATACCTCTTGAGCAAGATAAAGATTCAAAGGCATTTGCACCAATGGTTATAAAG GGATCTCTTGATGCTGATGGTCTAGGACCCATTTCATGGTGGATATAG